From a single Glycine soja cultivar W05 chromosome 19, ASM419377v2, whole genome shotgun sequence genomic region:
- the LOC114399749 gene encoding uncharacterized protein LOC114399749 isoform X2 has product MDKNALFRFLLVLLTLSCVVFVAAVPAIRSSMIGKIDPLVQDLLAKEDPVMRLRNSEEEMKEGIVESRMLMDIVDYPGTRPNPAHDPKSPGKP; this is encoded by the exons ATGGATAAGAATGCCCTCTTTAggtttcttcttgttcttctgaCTCTTTCCTGCGTTGTATTTGTTGCTGCTGTTCCTGCAATCA GAAGCTCCATGATTGGGAAAATTGATCCTTTAGTGCAAGATCTTCTGGCTAag GAGGATCCAGTTATGCGGTTAAGGAATAGCgaggaagaaatgaaagaagggATTGTAGAGAGCAGAATGTTGATGGATATTGTGGACTACCCCGGAACAAGACCAAATCCAGCCCATGATCCAAAATCTCCTGGAAAGCCTTAA
- the LOC114399749 gene encoding uncharacterized protein LOC114399749 isoform X1 codes for MDKNALFRFLLVLLTLSCVVFVAAVPAIRSSMIGKIDPLVQDLLAKVLSLSLSLQEDPVMRLRNSEEEMKEGIVESRMLMDIVDYPGTRPNPAHDPKSPGKP; via the exons ATGGATAAGAATGCCCTCTTTAggtttcttcttgttcttctgaCTCTTTCCTGCGTTGTATTTGTTGCTGCTGTTCCTGCAATCA GAAGCTCCATGATTGGGAAAATTGATCCTTTAGTGCAAGATCTTCTGGCTAaggtcctctctctctctctctccttgcAG GAGGATCCAGTTATGCGGTTAAGGAATAGCgaggaagaaatgaaagaagggATTGTAGAGAGCAGAATGTTGATGGATATTGTGGACTACCCCGGAACAAGACCAAATCCAGCCCATGATCCAAAATCTCCTGGAAAGCCTTAA